GTGAGAGGTCCCCGTCGTGTCCACGCATTCAGGATCAAATCTGTTCTTTGGCTGGGAGCCTGGGACCGTTGgatgcccgagccgcccggGCGGGCGTACATGCAAAACGGAAACAGGGCCTCCAGAAGATAAACACTAGAAGGTTTCGACGAAATCTTGCCCGTATGTATGTACATCAGAACGTTATCTCGTCAAGATAGACTTGGAGGATCAACCTACCACATGATCGTTTTCCTCGAAAACCCGCCACATGATTTTCAGGTCATCGTCATTCTCTCCGTTCATGTCATCTTATGCCAGATGTGCTGGCTGCTTATCTAGACGCTTGTACTACTATTGTCCGGTTATGTGTACATCCAATTTTGGCACTCCTGCAGCAGAACAGAAGATTTGTTGCTTCAGAAGGCATAACTTGTACATAATCAAATTTTGTCTGCATTGTGTTATATTTGACAGAATACATATCATTGCAGATGTTCTCTAGATTCAGCTACACTGGGACCATGTCTGCTGGCATAATTGAATGTTCGAGCAAATTATCGTCTAGATGATAACTTCAAATCGGTGGCTAGGCTACCTGGTTCAGGTGCAGTCGATGGGATACTTATGCTAAACCTCAGCTTAGAGATGCTTTTATTGACCGAAACGAGGGAGCAGGGCCACTTAGAGAAAACTGTTTAGCCATGTTTTGCTTATTGCACATCTATCCTGACGTACGTTAACATGATGGTTCGTCAGAAAATAATATCTTGTGTCCAAAAGTAAAACTCATGATTGTTTCTGATGAAAAGGGCATCTGCCGACGTGTCGATAATGCCAGCAAAGAAAGAGAATTTGACGGTGCTCCTTGGATCAGTAGACCAGGAATTTGCTACTGCAATAAAAGCTAGCCACGAACAAGTTAATTAGTCAGACAATGGTCGACTGGCATAAAACCTCTCTGTCAATCGATCAGCCCGCATAAAACAAATTGGGCCCGGGACACCTAGATTACAAGCGTGTGAATGTGCAACATCGCTAGAAGCCCTTGTGTCTTTATGTCGCGATCACCCCGCCCCAAAAACAAttggacaatttttttttttcgaggcATATATTTCCAGTCGGACTAAGCTACGCAAGTGATTCCTGGAGGAGTGCCAAAAGCATCCCTATAGTATATATACTTATCGTGTTTCCTAGAAACTAAGCTATACAAGTTGCCCGCCCAAGATCGCCAACAAAGATTTGCCTTTGAAACTGCCTAGCTTTCCTCTCTGACACTGCTGATTTAACCTCTTCGTCTTCGACGACCTTGGTGTTCTTCCATGGCGCAGCTTTTGTGGTTGGCGTCCGTGCTTCTCCTTGCCGCCAGTTCGGTGGCAGATGCCGCAACTGCGAACTACACATTCACAGTACTAATCTCCAACTTGTTTATATGCATACGAGCTTTGTTCATTCAGTTCATAGAAGGTTTTCATGACAAGAGAAACTTGGCCATGCCCATGCCCAGTTTATACTCAAGTACTTACACTGTCTAGctatcagaaattcagaatcaACTTGTGTGTGGGAAACAAGATaactctctctctatatatacacCTGAAAATGCAGAGAAAGTTGTATAAGTTTCCTCtgcttgcatatgcatgccaATGAAATCTCTTAACCTGCATGCAACCCAGTAGGGACCCGTGTCTGACTACTGTTTCCTCTGTAATGCTGTTGTTAGGTGGCGAGCATGCGAGTTAATCGGCTGTGCAACAGCACTGACATCATTGCGGTGAACGGCCAACTGCCTGGGCCAACGATAGAGGTgaacgacggcgacgaggttGTCGTCAATGTAACCAACGGGTCGCCATACAACTTAACCATCCACTGGTAAAATCCTGGTACTTCCTGAACTAGAAAACTATTCCAGTCTCTGAAACTTTCTGTGCTGCTTCTTCCTTTTGAGAAAGAAACATCCAGCCGTTTGTAACTTGTAGATGGCGTGAGGGACCTGTCATCTAGCTACTTCGTTGGATGCTTGAGGTGTCCAGCTGATAGGCAGTTTAGTTTCACGGATTAGATTGTCTGATTATTTTAGCATCTGAACTAGCATATCTGAAAGCCGAAAGAGAAAGTTCTGAAAACGACGGCTTACCTGTCAGAGGGACAGCAGCTAGCTTTTGGAGAGCTCATCGTGATACTCGCCGGGTGCAGAGGCGACGAAGTCCCATTACAAGTTTTACAACAAAACCTTGCCAAAAAGAAGATGACACAAGAAAGTAGCAGCAGCAAATATTATAGCATTAATCTACTAGGGCAAAAGCAACGGTTTACAGCCTTTCGCACGGTCTTTTCCCGCTGGCAAGGACGGCTATGACCTGTGTCTAACCGTGTGTGATTGGGTGGGTTTCTGGGAACTGAAATTGACAGGCATGGGATGCTCCAGTTACTGACGCCATGGGCGGACGGTCCGAGCATGGTGACCCAGTGCCCGATCCAGCCCAACAGCTCCTACGCGTACCGCTTCAACGTGACCGGGCAAGAGGGCACGCTGTGGTGGCACGCGCACTCCTCCTTCCTGCGCGCCACCGTGTACGGCGCCCTCATCGTCAAGCCCAGGAATGGCTCCGCCTACCCGTTCCCCACGCCCGACCAAGAAGTCCCTCTCGTACTCGGTAACAACAACGCCGTTTGGCCCCTTCCTGGATATTAATTGATGATGAACTGATGGATGTGGGATTCTTTGGCATTATCCTGATCGATTGTGGATGAGGTCTGGTGGTACAGGCGAGTGGTGGAGCCAGAATGTTGTCGACGTCGAGAAGGACGCGCTCATGTCCGGCCAGCTTCCTAGCCGCTCCGACGCCTTCACCGTTAACGGTCTAACCGGCCAGCTATACCCGTGCGCAAGTATGTGGCGTCAGTTCGTATGAATCCTAAAATAGTTACCGCAGGTGAAATATTCATGTAACagtttgatattttttgcttTGTAGATGAGACGTTTACGGTGGTGGTGGAGCCGAACACGACGGTGCTGCTCCGGGTGATCAACGCCGCGCTCAACACGCACCTCTTCTTCAAGTTGGCCGGCCACAACTTCACCGTGGTGGCCGTGGACGCGTGCTACACGGCCAACCACACCACGGACACGCTGGTGCTCGCGCCGGGGAACACCGTGGACGCGCTCATCTTCACGGGCCCCAAGCCGGCCGGGAGCTACTACATGGCGGTGCAGCCGCACGACACGATATCCCCGGCCACGATGGCCACCTCCGACGACGACTCCACCGCCACGGCCATCCTGCGCTACAACGGCACGTCGCCCACGGCCACGCCCGCCATGCCGGCCATGCCGACCAGCTCCGACACGTCCACGGCCAACGCCTTCTACTTCGGCCTCAGAGGCGTCAAGGCCTTCACGGCGGTGCCGACCAAGGTGGACGTGAACATGACCATcgagctgggcctgggccaGCTGCCGTGCGACTCGGCCCAGACCAGCTGCAACGGGACCGCCTTCGCGGCGGCCATGAACGGCGTCTCGTTCCGGCTCCCGACGCGGGTGTCGCTCCTGGAGGCCCAGTTCAAGGGCAAGCCTGCTGGGGTCTACACCGCCGATTTCCCCGACGGGCCCCCGGGGAGCGGCATGGCGATGGTGGAGGGGACCAAGGTCAGGAGCCTCCCGTACAACTCGACGGTGGAGATCGTGCTCCAGAACCCGACCGCCGTCCCGGCGGAGAACCACCCGATCCACCTCCACGGCTTCAACTTCTTCGTGCTGGCGCAGGGCCTCGGGACCTTTACGCCGGGCAACGCCAGCGCGTACAACCTGGTCGACCCGGTGTCCCGAAACACCCTCGCCGTGCCCACCGGGGGATGGGCCGTCATCCGCTTCGTCGCCAACAACCCAGGTGCTGCGCGGTCGCTGCTGTGAATTATTCCGGCCCAACTTATATTATATGGGCCTGAGATGCTAATTTCGAGGTTTGGGCTTTTTCTCGCAGGGATGTGGTTCTTTCACTGCCACCTCGACGCGCACGTCCCGATGGGCCTCGGCATGGTGTTTGCGGTACAGAACGGGACGGCGCCTGGCTCCatcctccctccgccgccggcggatCTACCGATGTGCTAGAACTTGCAAGTAAACGGCGTGACGTCAGTACATGATCCTGCGTGTAAAATTTTACAGATTTGTTCTTgttgtacaaaaaaaaagtgggcATGTTGTTAGTTTATTTCTTGTGTACTTACAAAGGAAGTTTACATCGATTGTTTTTGGTGTAACTATATGTTCTCTTAATTTTTTACagtgtaaaaaaaacagtggCTTCACAAGTTCGGGCGGTGTAAATATACTCTGCTGATTGGGATTACAACTGACTTTGGCCCGTCGGATAAACTAATATCCATGCATTAGCTCATTTGGCTGGAGGCAACATCTTGGCCAACGGACGAAATCGTCTTCATTGGTGGCACGACTTTCTTTTTGCAAAGTGCCAAATCTTATTGCCGTCGTCAGTTACCGCGTTGCGTTGCGTCTCTGTCTTAGGAAACGTTGGCACAACGGCTATATTTGAGCCTAATGTATGCTtctgaaacaaaaaaggaaattgCAATATGAATATCAGTAGCATTGTGGTGCACTAACATATACCTCTGCGGTATGAATACTAACATACCTCTGCGGTAAAGTGACATACtccaaaaatatactccctccgtcccatattaagtgactcaaatttatttaaaaatgaacgtatctatatattaaaaaacatctagatacatgtaatatttcgacacttaatatgggacggtgGAAATATTGTCATTCGCTGACATGCCTATCCGATGTTTCCTACACTTCGATGCTTCCGGAGGCACCCTCCTAAAGTATGATGGGATGAGTATAACTTgcccagaagaaaaaaatgttaaatAGGGGGAAATGAAAAAGATAAACCACAGTTGCTCTGTCTTTCTCGTTTCTCGTAACTTTAGATTGTGGTGAATGGTACATATATGTTCTGCAGTTGAAGAGAGCAATACGACTTTGTTGAGAAAACGCGAGCAATATAAAATGGTCATGATGAAGCCAACTCACGTGCTCCcgccgtccggaaataagtgacgtggatttatataaaacttattttgagacgaaAAAAGTACAATTTCGAGCATTTAAAATCGCCCGCTCCGAAGACTTAGACTTGGGTGCAAGGTGAAAAGTACTTAATCTAGAAAGAGCAACCACTGCAACAAAACGATGAATGAGCGATTAAGCAACATCCGACAAGGTGCAAAGCACGGTTATTATATGTCGTCGTCGCCATCTGATTACATCGTTAACTTGTACAAGATCGCCAAGGGCTCATTGGCTCATTAGACGCAAGCTAGACTTGTTCCCTGTACGATTAGGATCCACTTGTGATCAATACGTGTAGCGAGCTAGTGGGTATATATACAAGGACACCAAGGCAAGGGAGTTTACAGTTTTGTAGTTTGTTTTTATTCATCTTCTTGCTACTCACGAGTTTTGGGGGATGGAGCGGGCTGCCATGATCGTCCCACTCGTTCTTGCTCTCTGCACGGCGATGGCAAGCGCGGCAATCGTCGAGCACACCTTTAACGTAAAATTTCTCGCATACCCAAGAACTTACTTAACCTATTTCTACTCCATATCAGTTTCAGGGCTTAATTCGCATGTAGCACGATGGTGTTTTCATCTTTGTAATTAACAAGTTTTGTGCCGTGTATTTCAATATATTCAGGTGGGCGGCATGAACATCTCTCAGCTCTGCACGGACACTGTGATATACACGGCCAACGAGCAACTGCCCGGACCAACCATAGAGGCGACAGAGGGCGATACGGTGGTCGTTCACGTCGTGAATGATTCGCCGTACCCGTTATCAATCCACTGGCATGGCATATTTCAGCTGCTGAGCGGCTGGGCCGACGGGGCGCACATGATAACGGACTGCTCCGTACAGCCCTCTGGGAACTTCACGTACCAATTCAACGTCACCGCCCAGGAGGGCACCCTTTGGTGGCACGCCCACTCCTCGCTCCTCCGGGCCACAATCTACGGCGCGCTCATCATAAAGCCGAGAAATGGCACCGATGGCTACCCGTTCCCAGCACCGTACGGCGAAATTCCAATCCTGCTAGGTATACACGCTACTAATTAATACTATTTGCAACTGACATACGCACAAATGCGCATGATTAATTGATTATATAAAAGTGACATTAAACAAAGCAGTGCTATTGTCTAGCTGCAACCATATGGTTGCTAATGGACAAGTTAGTATACTTCATCTCTGTTTGCTAATGACCAAGTACGACATCATTTTGTTGTGCAATTCTTGGGCAGGCGAGTGGTGGAACAAAAATGTGAACGATGTGGAGATTGATGCGCACTTGACCGGCCTAGGACAGGATATCTCAGACGCGCTCACCCTCAACGGCTTGCCCGGGGACCAGACTCCCTGCACAGGTACAACACCAGAGACCTGTTTTACACAGCTTACAAGCGAATAAACGGCTCAATTCCTAATCACATCAAACCGTAACTCTAATTTTTGTGTTCGAAGGTGCTGGCATCTACGGAGTGGAGGTGGAGTACAACAAGACGTACCTCCTCCGCATCATCAACGCTGCAGTCAATGTGGAGCTCTTCTTCAAGGTGGCCGGCCACAACTTCACCGTGGTAGCGATCGACGCGAGCTACACGGACCCATATGCGACCGACACCATCGTCATCACCCCGGGGCAGACCGTGGACGCCCTCATGACcacctcggcgccgccgggccGGTACTACATGGCGGCCAACGTGTTCGACAGCAAGACCGTCCCGTTCCGCTTCAACACCGGCACCGCCACGGGCATCGTGAAGTACGAGGACGCGCCGGACGACGACGCCACGGCAACCATGCCAACCATGCCGTCCCATGAGGATGTGGTCACCGCCGGCAACTTTTACTGGTCGCTGACCGGCCTCGTCCGTCCTAGCGACCCGCCGGTGCCGAAGACCGTGGACCACGACATGGTGGTGGAGTTCGGGGTGGACCAGGCGCCGTGCGCCGTGGAGCAGACCAAGTGCCAGGGGTTCGCGCTCGTGGCGTTCATGAACCGGAACTCGTTCCAGTTCCCCAGGAACGCGTCGCTCCTGAAGGCGCTCTACGATGGTGTTCAGGGAAGAGTGTATTCCGAGGATTTCCcgagctccccgccgccgttgccgggcATCAGGAGAGCCACGTCCGTGAAGAGGCTCAACTACGGCGACGTCGTGGAGGTGGTGCTGCAGAGCAGGGTGTACAGCAGCGTCCTCGGCGCGGAGAACCACCCGATCCACCTGCACGGGTTCAACTTCTTCGTGCTGGCGCAGGGCCTCGGGCGCTTCGACCCGAGGGCCAACAGCACGTACAACCTCGTGAACCCACAGGTGCGGAACACCGTTGCCGTGCCGGCCGGTGGGTGGGCCGTGATACGGTTCACGGCGAATAATCCAGGTGAGTATGTGCGTGTGAATTGTTTTGTGTTTGCACTGGTTGTTT
The Brachypodium distachyon strain Bd21 chromosome 2, Brachypodium_distachyon_v3.0, whole genome shotgun sequence genome window above contains:
- the LOC100826116 gene encoding laccase-7 — encoded protein: MAQLLWLASVLLLAASSVADAATANYTFTVASMRVNRLCNSTDIIAVNGQLPGPTIEVNDGDEVVVNVTNGSPYNLTIHWHGMLQLLTPWADGPSMVTQCPIQPNSSYAYRFNVTGQEGTLWWHAHSSFLRATVYGALIVKPRNGSAYPFPTPDQEVPLVLGEWWSQNVVDVEKDALMSGQLPSRSDAFTVNGLTGQLYPCANETFTVVVEPNTTVLLRVINAALNTHLFFKLAGHNFTVVAVDACYTANHTTDTLVLAPGNTVDALIFTGPKPAGSYYMAVQPHDTISPATMATSDDDSTATAILRYNGTSPTATPAMPAMPTSSDTSTANAFYFGLRGVKAFTAVPTKVDVNMTIELGLGQLPCDSAQTSCNGTAFAAAMNGVSFRLPTRVSLLEAQFKGKPAGVYTADFPDGPPGSGMAMVEGTKVRSLPYNSTVEIVLQNPTAVPAENHPIHLHGFNFFVLAQGLGTFTPGNASAYNLVDPVSRNTLAVPTGGWAVIRFVANNPGMWFFHCHLDAHVPMGLGMVFAVQNGTAPGSILPPPPADLPMC
- the LOC100826426 gene encoding laccase-8, translating into MERAAMIVPLVLALCTAMASAAIVEHTFNVGGMNISQLCTDTVIYTANEQLPGPTIEATEGDTVVVHVVNDSPYPLSIHWHGIFQLLSGWADGAHMITDCSVQPSGNFTYQFNVTAQEGTLWWHAHSSLLRATIYGALIIKPRNGTDGYPFPAPYGEIPILLGEWWNKNVNDVEIDAHLTGLGQDISDALTLNGLPGDQTPCTGAGIYGVEVEYNKTYLLRIINAAVNVELFFKVAGHNFTVVAIDASYTDPYATDTIVITPGQTVDALMTTSAPPGRYYMAANVFDSKTVPFRFNTGTATGIVKYEDAPDDDATATMPTMPSHEDVVTAGNFYWSLTGLVRPSDPPVPKTVDHDMVVEFGVDQAPCAVEQTKCQGFALVAFMNRNSFQFPRNASLLKALYDGVQGRVYSEDFPSSPPPLPGIRRATSVKRLNYGDVVEVVLQSRVYSSVLGAENHPIHLHGFNFFVLAQGLGRFDPRANSTYNLVNPQVRNTVAVPAGGWAVIRFTANNPGMWFMHCHLDAHLPLGLAMVFEVLDGPAPNLLPPPPVDYPKCY